One window of Mesoplasma syrphidae genomic DNA carries:
- a CDS encoding MOLPALP family lipoprotein, with protein sequence MKKLLCILGAFTIVASSGATIVSCGSIPNDIAYSETTNNENNLKLATTEIAKTLILNDQTGIDANYMFENFTSAQRLSNIEGFDLTEPTMTEYTRLNEWAKLYFSVSNVFDKQSIVTNANLAVRKQVISNSKGILETISGLGDAIKLLTKGNTLEAIVGILTNSVILQAFISTDLADFIKTLSLPIDTIEELAYAFDDLNYENYSYQEVLNASSIELSNGLRNILGFDNITEVTVNNDVANFNQAAVNIAKILGMLMNGKSEVKVNMFNSVRGLAQIIRFGRGMLAYIVQFDQYRDYTAQKGDYLFSDKENNNTIVDKVLKRQFVKEDNYIDFKKLVVNISSIFTVDDEGYNFQKLMAMLFAKTPKYLATSRLGLAPLFNEVLKSYVEANIPNGKILGAFIPTLTGSLFDALANRGSLDSLVLALTLATVTSPPELKEKMKQVTKALRASKLNKNLYSELYSGNLLEELGPILAPLDISLPMISEFNIKTLLSRPTIDNESISGILNKICKELDLNINVVNQESKYSEQPLKLNKISNVIYSLTKKVTWEEQKNNQIKIVTTSVLEKALKNPYQMFEVLGYNKITKKFDDGSPLAAIKDMLGDGVAIAELLQILKVFSHGVDTSVNQEIEAIIQTQLMDPTKWTITSYNKKQSGKIIKELSVSINYQSDQYQLKIVRQKTGYFKVDTFTKLSK encoded by the coding sequence ATGAAAAAATTATTATGCATTTTGGGAGCATTTACAATTGTAGCTAGTTCAGGGGCAACCATTGTTAGTTGTGGATCAATTCCCAATGATATTGCTTATTCAGAAACAACTAATAATGAGAATAATTTAAAATTAGCTACAACTGAAATTGCCAAAACTTTAATTTTGAATGACCAAACTGGAATTGATGCAAATTATATGTTTGAAAACTTTACTTCAGCGCAACGTTTAAGCAATATTGAAGGATTTGATTTAACTGAACCTACTATGACAGAATATACTCGCTTAAACGAATGAGCAAAGCTTTATTTTAGCGTCTCAAATGTATTTGATAAGCAATCAATTGTAACAAATGCTAATTTAGCAGTTCGCAAGCAAGTAATCTCTAATAGCAAAGGAATTCTTGAAACAATTTCTGGATTAGGAGATGCTATCAAATTGTTAACAAAGGGCAACACTTTAGAAGCTATTGTAGGAATTCTTACTAATTCGGTAATTCTGCAAGCCTTTATTTCAACTGATTTGGCAGACTTTATTAAAACATTGTCATTACCAATTGATACTATTGAAGAATTGGCTTATGCATTTGATGATTTAAACTATGAAAATTATTCTTATCAGGAAGTTTTAAATGCAAGCTCAATTGAACTAAGCAATGGACTGCGTAATATTTTAGGTTTTGATAATATAACTGAAGTGACAGTCAACAATGATGTTGCTAATTTTAATCAAGCAGCAGTCAATATAGCAAAAATATTAGGAATGTTAATGAATGGAAAATCTGAAGTCAAAGTTAACATGTTTAATAGTGTTCGTGGTTTAGCACAAATAATTCGTTTTGGTCGTGGTATGTTAGCATATATAGTTCAGTTTGATCAATATCGCGATTATACAGCGCAAAAAGGTGATTATTTATTTTCTGATAAAGAAAATAATAATACCATTGTTGATAAAGTTTTGAAGAGACAATTTGTTAAGGAAGACAATTATATTGATTTTAAAAAACTTGTTGTCAATATAAGCAGTATTTTCACAGTAGATGATGAGGGTTATAACTTTCAAAAGTTAATGGCAATGCTTTTTGCTAAAACACCAAAATATCTTGCTACTTCGAGATTAGGTTTAGCGCCACTATTTAATGAAGTTTTAAAGTCATATGTAGAGGCAAATATACCTAATGGGAAAATATTAGGAGCTTTTATCCCAACTCTAACAGGAAGTTTATTTGATGCTTTGGCAAATCGAGGATCACTTGATAGCTTAGTTTTGGCGCTTACACTAGCAACAGTTACTTCTCCACCGGAATTGAAAGAGAAAATGAAGCAAGTGACAAAGGCATTGAGGGCTTCAAAATTAAACAAGAATCTTTATAGTGAACTTTATTCAGGAAACTTGCTAGAAGAACTTGGTCCAATTCTGGCACCATTAGATATTAGCTTACCGATGATTTCAGAATTTAACATTAAGACTTTGCTATCGAGACCAACAATTGATAATGAATCTATTTCAGGAATCTTAAATAAAATTTGTAAAGAATTAGATCTTAACATTAATGTTGTTAATCAAGAGAGCAAATACTCAGAACAACCCCTAAAGCTAAATAAAATAAGTAATGTGATTTACTCGTTAACAAAAAAAGTTACTTGAGAAGAGCAAAAAAATAATCAAATCAAGATTGTTACTACTTCAGTTTTGGAAAAAGCCTTAAAAAATCCATACCAAATGTTTGAAGTATTGGGATATAACAAAATAACTAAAAAGTTTGATGATGGTAGTCCTTTAGCTGCAATCAAAGATATGTTAGGCGATGGTGTAGCCATTGCAGAACTATTACAAATCTTAAAAGTGTTTAGTCATGGAGTAGATACTAGTGTCAATCAAGAAATTGAGGCCATTATTCAAACCCAACTTATGGATCCAACAAAATGAACAATTACCTCTTATAATAAAAAACAAAGTGGTAAAATTATAAAAGAATTGTCTGTAAGCATTAATTACCAAAGCGATCAATATCAGTTAAAAATTGTGCGCCAAAAAACAGGGTATTTTAAAGTAGATACATTCACAAAACTAAGTAAATAG
- a CDS encoding DegV family protein, which produces MKIAILTDSSYDGKIDEYKDLYLVPLIINTEDGRDILDDNNLAKEEFYQLLDSQPLKTSQATPGQLMQVWDELLVNYDQIIYLPISKGLSGQFANARMMSETEEAYKGKVFVCDGNNVSIITQKTVKQIAFWIAENKTGFEILELVKELSSKFTTFIIPKNLETLKRGGRITPTAAALAKMLKIIPILRYDGTIDKEDTARTFKRAIKESLKLIKKECHGTKFIDVAYSRFSSEDFEMILKIINDEGFKIGTISELTNVIIAHTGRETVALCGWKNTIK; this is translated from the coding sequence ATGAAAATAGCAATATTAACAGATTCATCATATGACGGAAAAATTGATGAATACAAAGATTTGTATCTGGTACCTTTAATTATAAACACTGAAGATGGGCGTGATATTCTTGATGACAATAATTTGGCTAAAGAAGAGTTTTATCAATTATTAGATAGTCAACCACTAAAAACATCTCAAGCCACTCCGGGACAATTAATGCAAGTCTGGGATGAATTATTAGTAAATTACGATCAAATAATTTATTTACCAATTTCAAAAGGACTATCGGGCCAATTTGCAAACGCCCGTATGATGAGTGAAACTGAAGAGGCATATAAAGGTAAAGTTTTTGTTTGCGATGGCAATAATGTTTCAATCATTACCCAAAAGACTGTTAAGCAAATAGCTTTTTGAATTGCTGAAAATAAAACTGGATTTGAGATTTTAGAACTAGTGAAAGAGCTTTCAAGTAAATTTACAACGTTTATTATTCCCAAGAATCTTGAAACACTAAAGCGTGGTGGGCGAATAACTCCGACTGCTGCTGCGCTTGCAAAAATGCTAAAAATTATTCCAATATTAAGATACGATGGAACAATTGATAAAGAAGATACTGCAAGAACATTTAAAAGAGCTATCAAGGAATCATTAAAATTAATCAAAAAAGAGTGTCATGGTACAAAATTTATTGATGTTGCGTATTCACGCTTTTCATCCGAAGATTTTGAAATGATTCTGAAAATTATTAATGATGAGGGTTTTAAAATTGGTACTATCTCAGAATTAACTAATGTAATTATTGCTCATACGGGTCGAGAAACAGTCGCCTTATGTGGATGAAAAAACACAATTAAATAA
- a CDS encoding tRNA (cytidine(34)-2'-O)-methyltransferase produces the protein MNKRKLHIVLYETEIAQNVGAIMRTCVATAAKLHIIEPLGFPFDERHLSRPSANEFKYVDMVRYDDWAHFQEANPNATLFCLSRYGKQPISDYDFTEINDDVFIMFGKESTGIPKQILVDNFTTTFRIPMVPEARSINISNCVGITAYEVLRQWGYPNLSKVEVQKGENYITDGNWKGIED, from the coding sequence ATGAACAAAAGAAAATTACATATCGTTTTATATGAAACAGAAATTGCTCAAAACGTCGGAGCGATTATGCGTACATGTGTAGCTACTGCTGCTAAACTTCATATCATCGAACCATTGGGTTTTCCTTTTGACGAGCGTCATTTATCACGTCCAAGTGCCAATGAATTTAAGTATGTAGATATGGTACGTTATGATGATTGAGCACATTTTCAAGAAGCCAATCCTAATGCAACTCTATTTTGCTTATCACGTTATGGCAAACAACCAATCTCAGATTATGATTTTACAGAAATTAATGATGATGTTTTTATTATGTTTGGTAAGGAATCAACAGGAATTCCCAAACAAATTTTAGTAGACAATTTTACAACAACCTTTAGAATCCCAATGGTTCCTGAAGCACGTAGCATCAATATTTCTAATTGTGTAGGAATTACAGCCTATGAAGTTCTTCGTCAATGAGGTTACCCAAACTTATCAAAAGTTGAAGTTCAAAAAGGCGAAAATTATATTACTGATGGTAACTGAAAGGGGATCGAAGATTAA
- a CDS encoding phosphotransferase family protein yields the protein MENKQFQGLTNTLFLKNDLIGKKSNQIVDYFLDRENEQTFYEQLKDSKFDWLLVPVKWEFDESNLFTSYTKYYPNTFTLHDQEICTSKMKAVIRLIKKFHHLDLTLKPFNPQVILNKFKTKVVPIFDLSQYDQKIVRIIDDWDDGSGLVVSHNDLVRGNFLKISNRWVLIDFEFASLNHWLFDYASFMSESLDPDQWPKFLKLLNLSAIDLQKLFDFITYQNYLWSYWASYMYQSTKQEIFKEIAQDKLKKLAFKC from the coding sequence ATGGAAAATAAACAATTTCAAGGATTAACTAATACTTTGTTTCTTAAAAATGACTTAATTGGCAAAAAATCTAATCAAATTGTCGATTATTTTCTTGATCGTGAAAATGAACAGACCTTTTATGAACAACTTAAGGATTCGAAATTTGACTGACTGTTGGTTCCAGTTAAATGAGAATTTGATGAAAGTAATTTATTTACATCATACACCAAATACTACCCAAATACTTTTACACTTCATGATCAAGAAATTTGTACTAGTAAAATGAAGGCAGTAATTCGTTTGATTAAAAAGTTTCACCATTTAGATTTGACTCTGAAACCCTTCAATCCTCAAGTAATTTTGAATAAGTTTAAAACTAAAGTTGTTCCGATTTTTGATTTAAGTCAATATGATCAAAAAATTGTTCGAATTATTGATGATTGAGATGACGGTTCTGGACTAGTTGTTTCTCACAATGATTTGGTTCGCGGAAACTTTTTAAAGATATCCAACCGTTGGGTTCTAATTGATTTTGAATTTGCTAGTCTAAATCATTGACTATTTGATTATGCGAGTTTCATGAGCGAATCGTTAGATCCAGATCAATGACCCAAATTTTTGAAGCTATTGAATTTGTCAGCAATAGATTTGCAAAAGCTGTTTGATTTTATTACCTATCAAAATTATTTATGAAGCTATTGAGCAAGTTATATGTATCAATCAACGAAGCAAGAAATTTTTAAAGAAATTGCTCAGGATAAATTAAAAAAATTAGCATTTAAATGCTAA
- a CDS encoding non-canonical purine NTP pyrophosphatase has protein sequence MTEPILWIATANPSKVLEFKILFPEYEIKTLLDIPEYEDIIEDGATFQENAMIKAKDLALHVKGIAIGDDSGLSVDCLDGFPGIHSKRWAEPLTDFIEISQALLLRMQEYQDMKLRTARMSTAIAFYDAISQVEKVIYCEVNGRIAKEILGEKDKGFGYDHIFIPDPFTLTYAQMGLTTKNKNSSRQKAVDEFKEFIKNYKGE, from the coding sequence ATGACAGAACCAATTTTATGAATAGCAACTGCAAATCCTTCTAAAGTATTAGAATTTAAAATTTTATTTCCCGAGTATGAAATTAAAACATTGTTAGATATTCCTGAATATGAAGATATTATTGAGGATGGGGCAACTTTTCAAGAAAATGCGATGATAAAGGCAAAAGATTTAGCATTACATGTTAAGGGAATTGCTATTGGTGATGATAGTGGATTAAGTGTTGATTGCTTAGATGGATTTCCTGGAATTCATTCTAAACGATGAGCCGAACCATTAACTGATTTTATTGAAATTTCTCAAGCTTTATTACTTCGTATGCAAGAATACCAAGATATGAAATTACGAACAGCTAGAATGAGTACAGCAATTGCTTTTTATGATGCAATTAGTCAAGTTGAAAAAGTTATTTACTGTGAGGTTAATGGAAGAATTGCTAAAGAGATTTTGGGAGAAAAAGATAAGGGCTTTGGTTATGATCATATTTTTATTCCTGATCCCTTTACTTTAACTTATGCGCAAATGGGTCTAACAACTAAAAATAAAAATTCCTCACGTCAAAAAGCTGTAGATGAATTTAAAGAGTTTATTAAGAATTATAAAGGAGAGTAA
- a CDS encoding nicotinate-nucleotide adenylyltransferase gives MAKKRIALFGGSFDPIHTDHVNIAKACHEQLGFEEVWLVPAYLNPFKKKQNSIIKDRLSMLKIIESQNSFIRINEYEIRNQRATSTFETVSYILEHYPENDFAFIMGSDQLDNFEKWNEFDKLIKLVPFKVFKRQSAINQIIVDKYNLEVFEFNNNFLSSTKIRNLIDLDKQIPEINDYINYNLLYLHERLENQMDQERYLHCLNVGTMAKELALVWGESEQKAFIAGTLHDVTKRWDEQKSHWYLEHYMPGLLLEPKQVWHSFTGYLHLQKDWLIKDTEILQAVFNHTVGSPDMTRLDMIIFCADKISVERNYPNVEYFRNLCFENLEQGFKELLQMQYDRSIADHGVENIGKMLINTVKYWIENEEN, from the coding sequence ATGGCTAAGAAACGTATTGCCTTATTTGGAGGTTCATTTGATCCGATTCATACTGATCATGTCAATATAGCCAAAGCATGTCATGAGCAATTAGGTTTTGAAGAAGTTTGATTAGTTCCCGCTTATTTAAATCCCTTTAAAAAAAAGCAAAACAGTATTATCAAAGACCGGCTTTCAATGCTTAAAATTATTGAATCTCAAAATTCATTTATTCGCATTAATGAATATGAGATACGTAACCAACGAGCGACTTCAACTTTTGAAACTGTTAGTTACATTTTAGAGCATTATCCGGAGAACGATTTTGCCTTTATTATGGGAAGCGATCAACTAGATAATTTTGAAAAATGAAATGAGTTTGATAAACTTATTAAATTAGTTCCTTTTAAAGTTTTCAAACGTCAGTCTGCTATCAATCAAATCATCGTAGACAAATATAATTTGGAAGTTTTTGAGTTTAATAACAATTTTTTATCTTCAACAAAGATTCGTAATTTAATAGATTTGGATAAACAAATTCCCGAGATAAATGACTACATTAATTATAATCTTTTGTATCTTCATGAACGTTTAGAAAATCAAATGGATCAGGAGCGCTATTTGCATTGCTTAAATGTCGGAACAATGGCAAAAGAATTAGCACTCGTATGAGGAGAAAGCGAGCAAAAAGCTTTCATTGCAGGAACACTACATGACGTAACTAAACGCTGAGATGAGCAAAAATCTCATTGATATTTAGAACATTACATGCCGGGATTATTATTAGAACCAAAGCAAGTTTGGCATTCTTTTACCGGTTATTTACACTTACAAAAAGATTGGTTAATTAAGGATACCGAAATTTTACAAGCCGTTTTTAATCACACTGTTGGAAGTCCTGATATGACTCGTCTAGATATGATTATTTTCTGTGCTGATAAAATATCAGTTGAGCGTAACTATCCTAATGTCGAGTATTTTAGAAATTTATGCTTTGAAAATTTAGAGCAGGGGTTTAAAGAATTACTGCAAATGCAATACGATCGCTCAATTGCTGATCATGGAGTTGAAAACATTGGTAAAATGTTAATCAACACAGTTAAATACTGAATAGAAAATGAGGAAAATTAG
- the mtnN gene encoding 5'-methylthioadenosine/S-adenosylhomocysteine nucleosidase gives MILLIGAMKEELHQLVTDIKATAVKDSIVSEFLTPDSKVLVAYTGIGLVNAATTLSYLLTKYKGQISQIVNVGTAGCLDRHQLKRGDLVIVDNAYLSTADSTGFGYVHGQLPGMPPHYTTDSEIRARLMACVQANNYMIANTASSDIFFESQTKINEYTSKLPAKIAIAEMECAALMQTAHIFNIPIGALKIVSDVIGNDESNEEQFDQFLPKAALELSQIIQMYLK, from the coding sequence ATGATTTTATTAATTGGGGCAATGAAAGAAGAGCTTCATCAGTTGGTAACAGATATCAAGGCTACTGCCGTTAAAGACTCAATAGTTTCTGAATTTTTAACTCCAGATAGTAAGGTTTTAGTTGCCTATACTGGAATTGGACTTGTGAATGCTGCAACAACCTTATCATACTTATTAACTAAGTACAAAGGTCAAATTAGTCAAATTGTTAATGTGGGAACAGCTGGGTGCTTAGATAGACATCAACTAAAACGGGGAGACTTGGTTATTGTCGACAATGCTTATTTATCAACAGCTGATTCAACCGGATTTGGTTATGTGCATGGGCAATTACCAGGAATGCCACCACATTATACAACCGATAGTGAAATTCGTGCAAGGTTAATGGCTTGTGTACAAGCAAATAATTATATGATTGCCAATACTGCTTCAAGTGATATATTTTTTGAGTCACAAACTAAAATTAACGAATACACATCAAAACTTCCAGCCAAAATTGCAATAGCAGAAATGGAGTGCGCAGCCTTAATGCAAACAGCGCATATCTTTAACATTCCGATTGGAGCTTTAAAAATTGTTTCTGATGTAATTGGAAATGATGAATCTAATGAAGAACAATTTGATCAGTTTTTACCTAAAGCTGCTTTAGAGTTAAGTCAGATAATTCAAATGTATCTTAAATAA
- a CDS encoding DxFTY motif-containing membrane protein, whose translation MDEEQTKIDSYWQQMRQFSSSRTNFWISLLSELCLTIIPFIALWLVVGPDFRAYSFNVYISKLHSNFGILIAIIIGYFVYALLFNTILFFVRLQKADSFTYTCGLAIVGASIILNGAWMINWEVAKQTEMLKIFIRFLLAVVLGIIGVIFGVLLTNLARNWAYKIEEEDREILSAYRQGLPVPSKHHLRVVRAEKLAQKHEADRQELELFKEQLNTRLLESYEDKKANEKAAIIRAKLDKKESKKRKQKIS comes from the coding sequence ATGGACGAAGAACAAACAAAGATCGATTCTTACTGACAACAAATGCGTCAATTTTCATCATCAAGAACTAATTTTTGAATTAGTTTACTGTCAGAACTTTGTTTAACAATCATTCCATTTATTGCTTTATGATTAGTTGTTGGTCCTGATTTTAGGGCTTACAGTTTTAATGTTTATATTTCGAAATTACATAGCAACTTCGGAATTTTAATAGCAATCATAATAGGCTATTTTGTTTATGCTCTTTTATTTAATACAATATTATTTTTTGTTCGTCTTCAAAAAGCTGATTCATTTACATATACATGCGGATTAGCAATTGTGGGTGCATCAATAATTTTAAATGGCGCATGGATGATTAATTGAGAAGTTGCCAAGCAAACTGAAATGCTAAAAATTTTTATAAGATTTTTATTAGCTGTGGTATTAGGAATTATTGGTGTAATTTTTGGAGTCTTATTAACTAATTTAGCTCGTAACTGAGCATACAAAATTGAAGAAGAGGATCGGGAAATCTTGTCAGCTTATCGCCAAGGTTTGCCAGTTCCTTCAAAGCATCACCTTCGTGTTGTTCGAGCTGAAAAACTAGCGCAAAAGCACGAAGCAGATCGCCAGGAACTTGAACTGTTTAAGGAACAATTAAATACTCGTCTTCTTGAAAGCTATGAGGATAAGAAGGCTAATGAAAAGGCCGCCATTATTAGAGCAAAGTTGGATAAAAAAGAGTCCAAAAAACGAAAACAAAAAATATCTTAA